From the Cryptomeria japonica chromosome 2, Sugi_1.0, whole genome shotgun sequence genome, one window contains:
- the LOC131050945 gene encoding cadmium/zinc-transporting ATPase HMA2 isoform X3 encodes MAEVLEGGGAGDQENRVMSKTMMDVMGICCPSEVPLIQSLLEPLPGVHKVSVNVASKAVTVLHDALSIQPSELVNVLNRARLDASLRVVGKVRSGKRWPSPYTLASGFLLVIALFGHYYRPLRFVALAAVAVGIPPILLRSFAAIRGFILDINVLMVIAVAGAIALGDYVEGATIVFLFTLAEWLESRSADKARKAISAVMNLVPQTAVIEETGEKVPVKDVEINNVLAVKAGESIPLDGLVISGTSSVDESSLTGESVPVDKEVGEAVWGGTTNLTGYLSVKTVAKAEDSRVAKMVKLVEEAQNQQSRTEQFLQRFAKYYTPVVVLVAIAVAIMPFIKRSLHVHEYIYKALVLLVSACPCALVISTPVATACGLATAARLGLLIKGGGFLEALGKLKSIAFDKTGTLTEGQFQVVDIKFVDSEAADRERELLHWISSLESKSAHPMATAVVAYCRQEGIEPSAEVKDFNILQGEGICGLIAGHNVYIGNSRLKSRLCWGQDVPDTWKMEGSTVAYVGVDTKFVGVFSVADRIRPQAAKAVNKLKKLGIRLVMLTGDTAVSAAEVKKEVGEIEVHAQLLPEDKLRFIGELKKEGMTGMVGDGINDAPALASADVGIAMGVQGSAVAMESADVALMSNDIRKIAGAVKIGRKSMRTIYINVAFSLFTKVALVVLTFMGYIYLWMAVLADTGTCLIVIFHSMLLLKREKGGHAHHHHHHHDHDGCCKDGPDVNGHADHLHNHDHGTCKENHGHEHNHNHNHTHNHDHNHEHRHDHNHNHSNSHEHEHEHEHYFDVVKCSACIRHAAIYKGCGCLKPRNRSCCTNEVSIVIHPSNTSRIEQTQSRPSSCCNKGNLPFQSVPQPKAGCNEGVW; translated from the exons ATGGCGGAAGTCTTAGAAGGAGGGGGTGCAGGGGATCAGGAGAATCGCGTTATGTCGAAAACTATGATGGATGTAATGGGTATCTGTTGCCCTTCGGAAGTTCCTTTGATACAGAGTCTCCTGGAGCCTTTGCCTGGAGTGCATAAGGTTTCTGTGAATGTTGCTTCTAAGGCGGTCACTGTCCTGCACGATGCGCTTTCAATTCAGCCTTCGGAATTAG TTAATGTTTTGAATAGGGCGAGATTAGATGCGAGTTTGAGGGTTGTTGGGAAAGTGAGAAGTGGGAAGCGATGGCCCAGTCCCTATACGCTGGCGTCGGGATTTCTTCTGGTGATTGCCTTGTTCGGTCATTATTATCGCCCCTTGCGATTTGTTGCTTTGGCGGCAGTAGCTGTAGGCATTCCGCCAATATTACTGAGAAGTTTCGCAGCGATTCGGGGGTTTATTCTCGACATAAATGTGCTCATGGTCATTGCAG TGGCAGGCGCGATTGCATTGGGGGACTATGTAGAAGGAGCCACCATTGTCTTTCTCTTTACGTTAGCGGAATGGCTTGAATCTAGATCAGCCGACAAG GCCCGAAAGGCTATATCGGCTGTGATGAATCTGGTACCTCAAACTGCTGTGATCGAGGAAACAGGTGAAAAAGTGCCTGTTAAGGATGTGGAAATTAACAACGTTCTGGCCGTGAAAGCTGGCGAAAGCATTCCCCTAGATGGCCTTGTGATATCTGGTACAAGTTCTGTAGATGAGAGTAGCTTGACTGGTGAATCCGTGCCTGTGGATAAAGAAGTGGGTGAGGCGGTGTGGGGTGGCACCACGAATCTTACAG GGTATTTAAGTGTAAAGACTGTCGCCAAGGCAGAGGACTCTAGAGTGGCAAAGATGGTGAAGCTTGTGGAAGAAGCCCAAAACCAACAGTCCCGCACGGAGCAGTTTTTACAGCGATTTGCCAAGTACTATACCCCAG TGGTTGTACTAGTGGCAATAGCAGTAGCAATAATGCCATTTATCAAGCGGTCGTTGCATGTTCATGAATACATATACAAAGCGCTTGTTCTTCTTGTATCTGCTTGCCCCTGTGCTCTTGTCATCTCCACACCCGTTGCTACTGCTTGTGGCTTGGCCACTGCTGCAAGGCTTGGCCTTCTCATCAAAGGTGGAGGGTTTCTAGAAGCCTTGGGAAAGCTCAAGTCTATAGCCTTTGACAAGACGGGGACTCTCACAGAAGGACAATTTCAAGTGGTGGACATCAAGTTTGTGGATTCAGAGGCTgcagatagagagagagagttgttGCATTG GATATCAAGTCTGGAGAGTAAATCAGCACATCCTATGGCCACGGCAGTGGTAGCATACTGTAGACAAGAGGGCATTGAGCCCTCTGCCGAGGTGAAAGATTTCAATATATTGCAAGGAGAGGGCATCTGCGGGCTAATTGCTGGCCACAATGTTTATATTGGCAACAGCCGTTTGAAATCTCGGCTTTGCTGGGGCCAAG ATGTACCAGACACATGGAAAATGGAAGGCTCCACAGTGGCATATGTAGGAGTAGATACAAAATTTGTAGGAGTATTTAGTGTGGCAGACCGTATTCGGCCACAAGCAGCAAAAGCAGTTAACAAACTTAAG AAATTAGGAATCAGACTGGTCATGCTCACAGGTGATACTGCTGTTTCTGCTGCAGAAGTAAAAAAAGAG GTAGGAGAAATTGAAGTTCATGCCCAATTACTACCGGAAGACAAGCTGAGATTTATTGGAGAGCTAAAGAAGGAGGGCATGACTGGCATGGTGGGCGATGGAATTAATGATGCACCAGCATTGGCATCAGCAGATGTGGGGATAGCTATGGGTGTGCAGGGCTCTGCAGTAGCCATGGAATCTGCAGATGTAGCTCTCATGTCTAATGATATAAGGAAGATTGCTGGTGCAGTGAAAATAGGGCGGAAATCAATGAGGACAATATACATAAATGTTGCATTCTCCCTGTTTACCAAGGTAGCCTTGGTGGTGCTTACTTTCATGGGTTATATCTACTTGTGGATGGCTGTGCTAGCAGACACAGGAACTTGCCTGATTGTAATATTCCACAGCATGCTTCTCTTGAAAAGAGAGAAAGGTggtcatgctcatcatcatcatcatcatcatgatcatgatggCTGTTGCAAAGATGGTCCAGATGTGAATGGGCATGCAGATCATCTTCACAATCATGATCATGGTACGTGTAAAGAGAACCATGGCCATGAGCACAATCACAATCATAACCATACCCACAACCATGATCATAATCATGAACATCGCCATGACCATAACCATAATCACAGTAATAGCCATGAACATGAGCATGAGCATGAGCATTATTTTGATGTGGTGAAATGTAGTGCATGCATCCGTCATGCAGCAATTTACAAAGGGTGTGGTTGCCTTAAGCCCAGAAATCGGTCATGCTGCACTAATGAAGTCTCGATTGTTATCCACCCAAGCAATACTAGCAGAATTGAGCAGACTCAGAGTAGACCAAGCAGCTGCTGCAACAAAGGCAATTTGCCCTTCCAATCAGTTCCTCAGCCAAAAGCAG GTTGCAATGAGGGAGTTTGGTGA
- the LOC131050945 gene encoding cadmium/zinc-transporting ATPase HMA2 isoform X1, with amino-acid sequence MAEVLEGGGAGDQENRVMSKTMMDVMGICCPSEVPLIQSLLEPLPGVHKVSVNVASKAVTVLHDALSIQPSELVNVLNRARLDASLRVVGKVRSGKRWPSPYTLASGFLLVIALFGHYYRPLRFVALAAVAVGIPPILLRSFAAIRGFILDINVLMVIAVAGAIALGDYVEGATIVFLFTLAEWLESRSADKARKAISAVMNLVPQTAVIEETGEKVPVKDVEINNVLAVKAGESIPLDGLVISGTSSVDESSLTGESVPVDKEVGEAVWGGTTNLTGYLSVKTVAKAEDSRVAKMVKLVEEAQNQQSRTEQFLQRFAKYYTPVVVLVAIAVAIMPFIKRSLHVHEYIYKALVLLVSACPCALVISTPVATACGLATAARLGLLIKGGGFLEALGKLKSIAFDKTGTLTEGQFQVVDIKFVDSEAADRERELLHWISSLESKSAHPMATAVVAYCRQEGIEPSAEVKDFNILQGEGICGLIAGHNVYIGNSRLKSRLCWGQDVPDTWKMEGSTVAYVGVDTKFVGVFSVADRIRPQAAKAVNKLKKLGIRLVMLTGDTAVSAAEVKKEVGEIEVHAQLLPEDKLRFIGELKKEGMTGMVGDGINDAPALASADVGIAMGVQGSAVAMESADVALMSNDIRKIAGAVKIGRKSMRTIYINVAFSLFTKVALVVLTFMGYIYLWMAVLADTGTCLIVIFHSMLLLKREKGGHAHHHHHHHDHDGCCKDGPDVNGHADHLHNHDHGTCKENHGHEHNHNHNHTHNHDHNHEHRHDHNHNHSNSHEHEHEHEHYFDVVKCSACIRHAAIYKGCGCLKPRNRSCCTNEVSIVIHPSNTSRIEQTQSRPSSCCNKGNLPFQSVPQPKAVEDRCFPQQDFGMKKVLASTFT; translated from the exons ATGGCGGAAGTCTTAGAAGGAGGGGGTGCAGGGGATCAGGAGAATCGCGTTATGTCGAAAACTATGATGGATGTAATGGGTATCTGTTGCCCTTCGGAAGTTCCTTTGATACAGAGTCTCCTGGAGCCTTTGCCTGGAGTGCATAAGGTTTCTGTGAATGTTGCTTCTAAGGCGGTCACTGTCCTGCACGATGCGCTTTCAATTCAGCCTTCGGAATTAG TTAATGTTTTGAATAGGGCGAGATTAGATGCGAGTTTGAGGGTTGTTGGGAAAGTGAGAAGTGGGAAGCGATGGCCCAGTCCCTATACGCTGGCGTCGGGATTTCTTCTGGTGATTGCCTTGTTCGGTCATTATTATCGCCCCTTGCGATTTGTTGCTTTGGCGGCAGTAGCTGTAGGCATTCCGCCAATATTACTGAGAAGTTTCGCAGCGATTCGGGGGTTTATTCTCGACATAAATGTGCTCATGGTCATTGCAG TGGCAGGCGCGATTGCATTGGGGGACTATGTAGAAGGAGCCACCATTGTCTTTCTCTTTACGTTAGCGGAATGGCTTGAATCTAGATCAGCCGACAAG GCCCGAAAGGCTATATCGGCTGTGATGAATCTGGTACCTCAAACTGCTGTGATCGAGGAAACAGGTGAAAAAGTGCCTGTTAAGGATGTGGAAATTAACAACGTTCTGGCCGTGAAAGCTGGCGAAAGCATTCCCCTAGATGGCCTTGTGATATCTGGTACAAGTTCTGTAGATGAGAGTAGCTTGACTGGTGAATCCGTGCCTGTGGATAAAGAAGTGGGTGAGGCGGTGTGGGGTGGCACCACGAATCTTACAG GGTATTTAAGTGTAAAGACTGTCGCCAAGGCAGAGGACTCTAGAGTGGCAAAGATGGTGAAGCTTGTGGAAGAAGCCCAAAACCAACAGTCCCGCACGGAGCAGTTTTTACAGCGATTTGCCAAGTACTATACCCCAG TGGTTGTACTAGTGGCAATAGCAGTAGCAATAATGCCATTTATCAAGCGGTCGTTGCATGTTCATGAATACATATACAAAGCGCTTGTTCTTCTTGTATCTGCTTGCCCCTGTGCTCTTGTCATCTCCACACCCGTTGCTACTGCTTGTGGCTTGGCCACTGCTGCAAGGCTTGGCCTTCTCATCAAAGGTGGAGGGTTTCTAGAAGCCTTGGGAAAGCTCAAGTCTATAGCCTTTGACAAGACGGGGACTCTCACAGAAGGACAATTTCAAGTGGTGGACATCAAGTTTGTGGATTCAGAGGCTgcagatagagagagagagttgttGCATTG GATATCAAGTCTGGAGAGTAAATCAGCACATCCTATGGCCACGGCAGTGGTAGCATACTGTAGACAAGAGGGCATTGAGCCCTCTGCCGAGGTGAAAGATTTCAATATATTGCAAGGAGAGGGCATCTGCGGGCTAATTGCTGGCCACAATGTTTATATTGGCAACAGCCGTTTGAAATCTCGGCTTTGCTGGGGCCAAG ATGTACCAGACACATGGAAAATGGAAGGCTCCACAGTGGCATATGTAGGAGTAGATACAAAATTTGTAGGAGTATTTAGTGTGGCAGACCGTATTCGGCCACAAGCAGCAAAAGCAGTTAACAAACTTAAG AAATTAGGAATCAGACTGGTCATGCTCACAGGTGATACTGCTGTTTCTGCTGCAGAAGTAAAAAAAGAG GTAGGAGAAATTGAAGTTCATGCCCAATTACTACCGGAAGACAAGCTGAGATTTATTGGAGAGCTAAAGAAGGAGGGCATGACTGGCATGGTGGGCGATGGAATTAATGATGCACCAGCATTGGCATCAGCAGATGTGGGGATAGCTATGGGTGTGCAGGGCTCTGCAGTAGCCATGGAATCTGCAGATGTAGCTCTCATGTCTAATGATATAAGGAAGATTGCTGGTGCAGTGAAAATAGGGCGGAAATCAATGAGGACAATATACATAAATGTTGCATTCTCCCTGTTTACCAAGGTAGCCTTGGTGGTGCTTACTTTCATGGGTTATATCTACTTGTGGATGGCTGTGCTAGCAGACACAGGAACTTGCCTGATTGTAATATTCCACAGCATGCTTCTCTTGAAAAGAGAGAAAGGTggtcatgctcatcatcatcatcatcatcatgatcatgatggCTGTTGCAAAGATGGTCCAGATGTGAATGGGCATGCAGATCATCTTCACAATCATGATCATGGTACGTGTAAAGAGAACCATGGCCATGAGCACAATCACAATCATAACCATACCCACAACCATGATCATAATCATGAACATCGCCATGACCATAACCATAATCACAGTAATAGCCATGAACATGAGCATGAGCATGAGCATTATTTTGATGTGGTGAAATGTAGTGCATGCATCCGTCATGCAGCAATTTACAAAGGGTGTGGTTGCCTTAAGCCCAGAAATCGGTCATGCTGCACTAATGAAGTCTCGATTGTTATCCACCCAAGCAATACTAGCAGAATTGAGCAGACTCAGAGTAGACCAAGCAGCTGCTGCAACAAAGGCAATTTGCCCTTCCAATCAGTTCCTCAGCCAAAAGCAG TTGAAGACAGATGCTTCCCACAACAAGATTTTGGAATGAAAAAAGTACTAGCTTCTACATTTACATGA
- the LOC131050945 gene encoding cadmium/zinc-transporting ATPase HMA2 isoform X2 — MAEVLEGGGAGDQENRVMSKTMMDVMGICCPSEVPLIQSLLEPLPGVHKVSVNVASKAVTVLHDALSIQPSELVNVLNRARLDASLRVVGKVRSGKRWPSPYTLASGFLLVIALFGHYYRPLRFVALAAVAVGIPPILLRSFAAIRGFILDINVLMVIAVAGAIALGDYVEGATIVFLFTLAEWLESRSADKARKAISAVMNLVPQTAVIEETGEKVPVKDVEINNVLAVKAGESIPLDGLVISGTSSVDESSLTGESVPVDKEVGEAVWGGTTNLTGYLSVKTVAKAEDSRVAKMVKLVEEAQNQQSRTEQFLQRFAKYYTPVVVLVAIAVAIMPFIKRSLHVHEYIYKALVLLVSACPCALVISTPVATACGLATAARLGLLIKGGGFLEALGKLKSIAFDKTGTLTEGQFQVVDIKFVDSEAADRERELLHWISSLESKSAHPMATAVVAYCRQEGIEPSAEVKDFNILQGEGICGLIAGHNVYIGNSRLKSRLCWGQDVPDTWKMEGSTVAYVGVDTKFVGVFSVADRIRPQAAKAVNKLKKLGIRLVMLTGDTAVSAAEVKKEVGEIEVHAQLLPEDKLRFIGELKKEGMTGMVGDGINDAPALASADVGIAMGVQGSAVAMESADVALMSNDIRKIAGAVKIGRKSMRTIYINVAFSLFTKVALVVLTFMGYIYLWMAVLADTGTCLIVIFHSMLLLKREKGGHAHHHHHHHDHDGCCKDGPDVNGHADHLHNHDHGTCKENHGHEHNHNHNHTHNHDHNHEHRHDHNHNHSNSHEHEHEHEHYFDVVKCSACIRHAAIYKGCGCLKPRNRSCCTNEVSIVIHPSNTSRIEQTQSRPSSCCNKGNLPFQSVPQPKAAHQNNNQMLIPGCYES, encoded by the exons ATGGCGGAAGTCTTAGAAGGAGGGGGTGCAGGGGATCAGGAGAATCGCGTTATGTCGAAAACTATGATGGATGTAATGGGTATCTGTTGCCCTTCGGAAGTTCCTTTGATACAGAGTCTCCTGGAGCCTTTGCCTGGAGTGCATAAGGTTTCTGTGAATGTTGCTTCTAAGGCGGTCACTGTCCTGCACGATGCGCTTTCAATTCAGCCTTCGGAATTAG TTAATGTTTTGAATAGGGCGAGATTAGATGCGAGTTTGAGGGTTGTTGGGAAAGTGAGAAGTGGGAAGCGATGGCCCAGTCCCTATACGCTGGCGTCGGGATTTCTTCTGGTGATTGCCTTGTTCGGTCATTATTATCGCCCCTTGCGATTTGTTGCTTTGGCGGCAGTAGCTGTAGGCATTCCGCCAATATTACTGAGAAGTTTCGCAGCGATTCGGGGGTTTATTCTCGACATAAATGTGCTCATGGTCATTGCAG TGGCAGGCGCGATTGCATTGGGGGACTATGTAGAAGGAGCCACCATTGTCTTTCTCTTTACGTTAGCGGAATGGCTTGAATCTAGATCAGCCGACAAG GCCCGAAAGGCTATATCGGCTGTGATGAATCTGGTACCTCAAACTGCTGTGATCGAGGAAACAGGTGAAAAAGTGCCTGTTAAGGATGTGGAAATTAACAACGTTCTGGCCGTGAAAGCTGGCGAAAGCATTCCCCTAGATGGCCTTGTGATATCTGGTACAAGTTCTGTAGATGAGAGTAGCTTGACTGGTGAATCCGTGCCTGTGGATAAAGAAGTGGGTGAGGCGGTGTGGGGTGGCACCACGAATCTTACAG GGTATTTAAGTGTAAAGACTGTCGCCAAGGCAGAGGACTCTAGAGTGGCAAAGATGGTGAAGCTTGTGGAAGAAGCCCAAAACCAACAGTCCCGCACGGAGCAGTTTTTACAGCGATTTGCCAAGTACTATACCCCAG TGGTTGTACTAGTGGCAATAGCAGTAGCAATAATGCCATTTATCAAGCGGTCGTTGCATGTTCATGAATACATATACAAAGCGCTTGTTCTTCTTGTATCTGCTTGCCCCTGTGCTCTTGTCATCTCCACACCCGTTGCTACTGCTTGTGGCTTGGCCACTGCTGCAAGGCTTGGCCTTCTCATCAAAGGTGGAGGGTTTCTAGAAGCCTTGGGAAAGCTCAAGTCTATAGCCTTTGACAAGACGGGGACTCTCACAGAAGGACAATTTCAAGTGGTGGACATCAAGTTTGTGGATTCAGAGGCTgcagatagagagagagagttgttGCATTG GATATCAAGTCTGGAGAGTAAATCAGCACATCCTATGGCCACGGCAGTGGTAGCATACTGTAGACAAGAGGGCATTGAGCCCTCTGCCGAGGTGAAAGATTTCAATATATTGCAAGGAGAGGGCATCTGCGGGCTAATTGCTGGCCACAATGTTTATATTGGCAACAGCCGTTTGAAATCTCGGCTTTGCTGGGGCCAAG ATGTACCAGACACATGGAAAATGGAAGGCTCCACAGTGGCATATGTAGGAGTAGATACAAAATTTGTAGGAGTATTTAGTGTGGCAGACCGTATTCGGCCACAAGCAGCAAAAGCAGTTAACAAACTTAAG AAATTAGGAATCAGACTGGTCATGCTCACAGGTGATACTGCTGTTTCTGCTGCAGAAGTAAAAAAAGAG GTAGGAGAAATTGAAGTTCATGCCCAATTACTACCGGAAGACAAGCTGAGATTTATTGGAGAGCTAAAGAAGGAGGGCATGACTGGCATGGTGGGCGATGGAATTAATGATGCACCAGCATTGGCATCAGCAGATGTGGGGATAGCTATGGGTGTGCAGGGCTCTGCAGTAGCCATGGAATCTGCAGATGTAGCTCTCATGTCTAATGATATAAGGAAGATTGCTGGTGCAGTGAAAATAGGGCGGAAATCAATGAGGACAATATACATAAATGTTGCATTCTCCCTGTTTACCAAGGTAGCCTTGGTGGTGCTTACTTTCATGGGTTATATCTACTTGTGGATGGCTGTGCTAGCAGACACAGGAACTTGCCTGATTGTAATATTCCACAGCATGCTTCTCTTGAAAAGAGAGAAAGGTggtcatgctcatcatcatcatcatcatcatgatcatgatggCTGTTGCAAAGATGGTCCAGATGTGAATGGGCATGCAGATCATCTTCACAATCATGATCATGGTACGTGTAAAGAGAACCATGGCCATGAGCACAATCACAATCATAACCATACCCACAACCATGATCATAATCATGAACATCGCCATGACCATAACCATAATCACAGTAATAGCCATGAACATGAGCATGAGCATGAGCATTATTTTGATGTGGTGAAATGTAGTGCATGCATCCGTCATGCAGCAATTTACAAAGGGTGTGGTTGCCTTAAGCCCAGAAATCGGTCATGCTGCACTAATGAAGTCTCGATTGTTATCCACCCAAGCAATACTAGCAGAATTGAGCAGACTCAGAGTAGACCAAGCAGCTGCTGCAACAAAGGCAATTTGCCCTTCCAATCAGTTCCTCAGCCAAAAGCAG CTCACCAAAATAACAACCAAATGTTGATCCCGGGTTGCTACGAGTCTTAA